A window of Sebastes umbrosus isolate fSebUmb1 chromosome 3, fSebUmb1.pri, whole genome shotgun sequence contains these coding sequences:
- the LOC119485320 gene encoding E3 ubiquitin-protein ligase DTX4-like isoform X2, with protein sequence MLLASVVVVWEWLNEHGRWRPYSPAVSHQIEAAIRSSDPRGGSVVLGQVDSRLSPYIIDLQSMHQFRQDTGTIRPVRRSFYDPASAPGQGWQWEWENDSGSWTAYDMEVAIAIESAHSRQQPCLDLTPLGFCYLIDFQNMTQVNRQSQRCRRLQRRADMVYPLVSGPLPISKGGSVGGGGLTGALLGVGVSGASMGIGSSVYPNGGLQATGLGQPCSCQQCMLVLSVKTNTGGAGAGGAGIQTLGRRSLTMQRPKNLAPIASKPLSPSKSATLGRGQQQNTNSNSNYYQTLPHGLAISRNIASPRRNAQLFAQSLAALTAGTSSLGISSSSNRPPPPSLPPPQPPSSKPNLIPPSIPTKHSSLSASESVPTGTLVTPANGVTTPPSPVPSPSPMVMKPQQRPLSSAATVCHAPLPQRSSLAGLSRPALQRIAMAQSRALIASGVPTVPVKNLNGSSPVHPALAGITGILMSAAALPVCLTRPPKLVLHPPPVSKSDIKPVPSFGHCCRKTTKKQARKGKTPEEVVKKYLQKVKSPPEEDCTICMEPLGGPSGYKGPGVGPVSRAESVGRLAQCGHQYHFQCLVAMYNNGNKDGSLQCPTCKTIYGVKTGNQPAGKMEYHVIPHSLPGHPDCKTIRIIYNIPPGLQGPEHPNPGKPFTARGFPRHCYLPDSERGRKVLRLLLVAWDRRLIFSVGTSSTTGESDTVIWNEVHHKTEFGSNLTGHGFPDPGHLNNVLEELRAQGITEDDGLMEK encoded by the exons GAACCATCCGTCCGGTGCGGAGGAGTTTCTATGACCCGGCCTCGGCCCCAGGTCAGGGCTGGCAGTGGGAGTGGGAAAACGACTCGGGCTCGTGGACGGCGTACGACATGGAGGTGGCCATCGCCATCGAGAGCGCCCACAGTCGGCAGCAGCCCTGCCTCGACCTGACGCCGCTCGGCTTCTGCTACCTCATTGATTTCCAGAACATGACACAG GTGAACAGACAGAGCCAGAGGTGTCGGAGGCTCCAGAGACGTGCTGACATGGTCTATCCTCTAGTGTCCGGTCCTCTCCCTATATCCAAAGGAGGCAGTGTAGGAGGTGGAGGCCTAACAGGAGCCCTGCTGGGTGTCGGGGTGTCGGGGGCCAGCATGGGAATTGGAAGCTCTGTCTACCCCAATGGGGGCTTACAGGCTACTGGACTGGGCCAGCCTTGTTCTTGCCAGCAGTGCATGCTGGTTCTCAGCGTGAAGACCAatacaggaggagcaggagcaggaggagcagggatACAGACTCTAGGTAGACGCTCACTAACCATGCAGCGGCCCAAGAACTTAGCACCCATCGCCTCTAAACCTCTGAGTCCGTCGAAATCAGCCACTCTGGGGCGAGGACAGCAGCAGAAcaccaactccaactccaacTACTACCAGACGCTGCCGCACGGCCTCGCCATCTCCAGAAACATCGCTTCTCCTCGAAGGAACGCCCAGCTCTTCGCTCAGTCGCTGGCTGCCCTCACCGCGGGCACCTCCTCTCTGGGTATCTCCTCGTCTTCCAACAGGCCACCCCCGccgtccctccctcctcctcagcctccgTCGTCCAAACCGAACCTGATCCCTCCGTCCATTCCGACCAAGCACTCCTCATTGTCGGCCAGTGAATCGGTGCCAACCGGCACGTTAGTTACCCCCGCCAACGGCGTGACCACGCCCCCCTCTCCCGTGCCGTCTCCATCGCCGATGGTGATGAAGCCACAGCAGCGCCCACTGTCGTCCGCGGCGACGGTGTGCCATGCCCCGTTGCCACAGAGATCGAGCTTAGCCGGGCTGAGCAGACCAGCATTACAGAGGATTGCAATGGCCCAGTCCAGAGCGCTCATAGCATCGGG TGTGCCCACCGTCCCAGTGAAGAACCTCAACGGATCCAGTCCTGTTCACCCTGCACTCGCTG GGATCACAGGTATCCTGATGAGTGCTGCCGCTCTGCCTGTGTGTCTGACTAGACCTCCAAAACTCGTGCTGCACCCTCCGCCTGTCAGCAAGAGCGACATCAAACCCGTGCCGAGCTTTGGCCATTGCTGTAGGAAGACCACTAAGAAACAGGCTCGCAAGG GTAAAACTCCAGAGGAAGTGGTGAAGAAGTACCTGCAGAAAGTAAAAAGTCCACCAGAGGAG GACTGTACCATCTGTATGGAGCCGTTGGGGGGTCCGTCTGGATACAAGGGTCCAGGGGTGGGGCCCGTGTCTCGGGCGGAGTCAGTCGGGCGACTAGCACAGTGTGGACACCAGTACCATTTCCAGTGTCTGGTGGCCATGTATAATAATGGGAACAAGGATGGCAG TCTTCAGTGTCCCACCTGTAAAACCATCTACGGCGTCAAGACAGGCAACCAGCCGGCAGGGAAGATGGAGTACCACGTCATCCCTCACTCTCTACCGGGACATCCTGACTGCAAAACCATACGCATCATCTACAACATACCACCAGGCCTTCAG GGACCAGAGCATCCAAACCCAGGGAAGCCCTTCACTGCCAGAGGCTTTCCCCGACACTGCTACCTCCCAGACAGCGAGAGAGGACGCAAG GTACTGAGACTGCTCCTGGTGGCATGGGACCGCAGGTTGATCTTCTCAGTTGGGACTTCGAGCACGACCGGAGAGTCTGACACCGTCATCTGGAATGAG GTCCACCATAAGACAGAGTTTGGCTCCAACCTGACAGGGCACGGCTTCCCCGACCCCGGACACCTCAACAACGTTCTGGAAGAGCTCCGAGCTCAGGGCATCACAGAGGACGACGGACTGATGGAAAAGTGA
- the LOC119485320 gene encoding E3 ubiquitin-protein ligase DTX4-like isoform X1: protein MANSNNMLLASVVVVWEWLNEHGRWRPYSPAVSHQIEAAIRSSDPRGGSVVLGQVDSRLSPYIIDLQSMHQFRQDTGTIRPVRRSFYDPASAPGQGWQWEWENDSGSWTAYDMEVAIAIESAHSRQQPCLDLTPLGFCYLIDFQNMTQVNRQSQRCRRLQRRADMVYPLVSGPLPISKGGSVGGGGLTGALLGVGVSGASMGIGSSVYPNGGLQATGLGQPCSCQQCMLVLSVKTNTGGAGAGGAGIQTLGRRSLTMQRPKNLAPIASKPLSPSKSATLGRGQQQNTNSNSNYYQTLPHGLAISRNIASPRRNAQLFAQSLAALTAGTSSLGISSSSNRPPPPSLPPPQPPSSKPNLIPPSIPTKHSSLSASESVPTGTLVTPANGVTTPPSPVPSPSPMVMKPQQRPLSSAATVCHAPLPQRSSLAGLSRPALQRIAMAQSRALIASGVPTVPVKNLNGSSPVHPALAGITGILMSAAALPVCLTRPPKLVLHPPPVSKSDIKPVPSFGHCCRKTTKKQARKGKTPEEVVKKYLQKVKSPPEEDCTICMEPLGGPSGYKGPGVGPVSRAESVGRLAQCGHQYHFQCLVAMYNNGNKDGSLQCPTCKTIYGVKTGNQPAGKMEYHVIPHSLPGHPDCKTIRIIYNIPPGLQGPEHPNPGKPFTARGFPRHCYLPDSERGRKVLRLLLVAWDRRLIFSVGTSSTTGESDTVIWNEVHHKTEFGSNLTGHGFPDPGHLNNVLEELRAQGITEDDGLMEK from the exons GAACCATCCGTCCGGTGCGGAGGAGTTTCTATGACCCGGCCTCGGCCCCAGGTCAGGGCTGGCAGTGGGAGTGGGAAAACGACTCGGGCTCGTGGACGGCGTACGACATGGAGGTGGCCATCGCCATCGAGAGCGCCCACAGTCGGCAGCAGCCCTGCCTCGACCTGACGCCGCTCGGCTTCTGCTACCTCATTGATTTCCAGAACATGACACAG GTGAACAGACAGAGCCAGAGGTGTCGGAGGCTCCAGAGACGTGCTGACATGGTCTATCCTCTAGTGTCCGGTCCTCTCCCTATATCCAAAGGAGGCAGTGTAGGAGGTGGAGGCCTAACAGGAGCCCTGCTGGGTGTCGGGGTGTCGGGGGCCAGCATGGGAATTGGAAGCTCTGTCTACCCCAATGGGGGCTTACAGGCTACTGGACTGGGCCAGCCTTGTTCTTGCCAGCAGTGCATGCTGGTTCTCAGCGTGAAGACCAatacaggaggagcaggagcaggaggagcagggatACAGACTCTAGGTAGACGCTCACTAACCATGCAGCGGCCCAAGAACTTAGCACCCATCGCCTCTAAACCTCTGAGTCCGTCGAAATCAGCCACTCTGGGGCGAGGACAGCAGCAGAAcaccaactccaactccaacTACTACCAGACGCTGCCGCACGGCCTCGCCATCTCCAGAAACATCGCTTCTCCTCGAAGGAACGCCCAGCTCTTCGCTCAGTCGCTGGCTGCCCTCACCGCGGGCACCTCCTCTCTGGGTATCTCCTCGTCTTCCAACAGGCCACCCCCGccgtccctccctcctcctcagcctccgTCGTCCAAACCGAACCTGATCCCTCCGTCCATTCCGACCAAGCACTCCTCATTGTCGGCCAGTGAATCGGTGCCAACCGGCACGTTAGTTACCCCCGCCAACGGCGTGACCACGCCCCCCTCTCCCGTGCCGTCTCCATCGCCGATGGTGATGAAGCCACAGCAGCGCCCACTGTCGTCCGCGGCGACGGTGTGCCATGCCCCGTTGCCACAGAGATCGAGCTTAGCCGGGCTGAGCAGACCAGCATTACAGAGGATTGCAATGGCCCAGTCCAGAGCGCTCATAGCATCGGG TGTGCCCACCGTCCCAGTGAAGAACCTCAACGGATCCAGTCCTGTTCACCCTGCACTCGCTG GGATCACAGGTATCCTGATGAGTGCTGCCGCTCTGCCTGTGTGTCTGACTAGACCTCCAAAACTCGTGCTGCACCCTCCGCCTGTCAGCAAGAGCGACATCAAACCCGTGCCGAGCTTTGGCCATTGCTGTAGGAAGACCACTAAGAAACAGGCTCGCAAGG GTAAAACTCCAGAGGAAGTGGTGAAGAAGTACCTGCAGAAAGTAAAAAGTCCACCAGAGGAG GACTGTACCATCTGTATGGAGCCGTTGGGGGGTCCGTCTGGATACAAGGGTCCAGGGGTGGGGCCCGTGTCTCGGGCGGAGTCAGTCGGGCGACTAGCACAGTGTGGACACCAGTACCATTTCCAGTGTCTGGTGGCCATGTATAATAATGGGAACAAGGATGGCAG TCTTCAGTGTCCCACCTGTAAAACCATCTACGGCGTCAAGACAGGCAACCAGCCGGCAGGGAAGATGGAGTACCACGTCATCCCTCACTCTCTACCGGGACATCCTGACTGCAAAACCATACGCATCATCTACAACATACCACCAGGCCTTCAG GGACCAGAGCATCCAAACCCAGGGAAGCCCTTCACTGCCAGAGGCTTTCCCCGACACTGCTACCTCCCAGACAGCGAGAGAGGACGCAAG GTACTGAGACTGCTCCTGGTGGCATGGGACCGCAGGTTGATCTTCTCAGTTGGGACTTCGAGCACGACCGGAGAGTCTGACACCGTCATCTGGAATGAG GTCCACCATAAGACAGAGTTTGGCTCCAACCTGACAGGGCACGGCTTCCCCGACCCCGGACACCTCAACAACGTTCTGGAAGAGCTCCGAGCTCAGGGCATCACAGAGGACGACGGACTGATGGAAAAGTGA